One window of Amaranthus tricolor cultivar Red isolate AtriRed21 chromosome 13, ASM2621246v1, whole genome shotgun sequence genomic DNA carries:
- the LOC130798035 gene encoding uncharacterized protein LOC130798035, protein MEVKISTTPSFGFSFSHTFRFALILFQIVFLLALFLFANAHAVDYRPLQQGEERESTIINSHSCIHDQIIAQRRRPGRQVYSVTPQLYEESGATESLHRKGRALLGLSESVQQPEDGRLPIRIFLNYDAVGHSPDRDCRNVGDIVKLGEPPVTSSMGTPSCNPHLDPPIFGDCWYNCTLDDISGEDKKHRLHKALAQTVDWFQTALAVEPVRGKLRLSGYSACGQDGGVQLPRDYVEEGIADADLVLLITTRPTTGNTLAWAVACERDQWGRAIAGHVNVAPRHLTAEAETLLSATLIHEVMHVLGFDPHAFAHFRDERKRRRAQVIKQSMDEKLGRMVTRVVLPRVIMHARYHYGAFSENFTGLELEDGGGRGTSGSHWEKRLLMNEIMTGSVDTRSVVSTMTLALLEDSGWYKANYSMAERLEWGRSQGTEFVTLPCNQWKGAYHCNNTQLSGCTYNREAEGYCPIISYNGDLPQWAQYFPQANKGGQSSLADYCTYFVAYSDGSCTDINSARAPDRMLGEVRGSYSRCMASSLVRTGFVRGSTTQGNGCYQHRCINNTLEVAVDGVWKACPASGGHIQFPGFNGELVCPAYHELCSTSSLSFTGQCPNSCNFNGDCVNGRCHCFSGFHGLDCNKRHCPTNCNKHGKCLESGVCECQNGYTGIDCSTAVCDEQCSLHGGVCDNGICEFRCSDYAGYTCQNSSLLMSSLSVCKNVIQNDFSGQHCAPSEPSILQQLEEVVVMPNYHRLFPGGARKFFNIFGSSYCDDAAKRLACWISIQKCDNDGDNRLRVCYSACQSYNLACGASLDCSDQTLFSNKEENEDQCTGASEISSSWFSRFKGGIHHSDSSLNEESVKYRQKQ, encoded by the exons ATGGAGGTTAAGATTTCTACAACCCCATCTTTTGGATTTTCGTTTTCTCATACATTCAGATTTGCACTAATTTTGTTCCAG ATTGTTTTCCTTTTGGCATTGTTCCTATTTGCTAATGCACATGCGGTAGATTATCGACCACTGCAGCAAGGGGAAGAAAGGGAAAGTACAATTATTAATTCACATTCTTGTATACATGATCAAATCATTGCACAGCGTAGACGACCTGGTCGTCAGGTTTATTCCGTTACCCCTCAATTGTATGAAGAGTCTGGAGCCACAGAGTCTCTCCATCGCAAGGGGCGTGCTTTGCTTGGTCTCTCGGAATCTGTGCAGCAACCTGAAGATGGGAGATTGCCaattagaatatttttaaattatgatgCTGTTGGTCATTCTCCTGATAGAGATTGCAGAAATGTTGGGGACATAGTAAAG CTTGGGGAGCCTCCTGTGACATCTTCCATGGGAACACCTTCTTGTAACCCTCATCTTGATCCACCGATATTTGGGGATTGCTGGTATAATTGTACGTTGGATGATATATCTGGAGAGGACAAAAAGCATCGCCTCCATAAG GCTCTGGCACAGACTGTAGATTGGTTCCAGACAGCGTTAGCTGTTGAGCCTGTTAGAGGGAAGTTGCGGCTAAGTGGATATTCTGCATGTGGACAAGACGGAGGTGTGCAACTACCTAGGGATTATGTAGAAG AGGGTATTGCTGATGCCGATCTAGTTCTTTTAATAACTACAAGACCAACAACTGGTAACACACTAGCATGGGCAGTGGCGTGTGAGCGAGATCAGTGGGGCCGTGCTATTGCAG GCCATGTAAATGTTGCTCCACGCCATTTGACTGCAGAAGCCGAAACATTGCTTTCTGCAACTCTTATACATGAG GTCATGCATGTTCTTGGTTTTGATCCACATGCTTTTGCACATTTCCGTGATGAGCGCAAAAGAAGACGTGCGCAG GTTATAAAACAAAGCATGGATGAAAAATTGGGTCGTATGGTCACACGTGTGGTGCTCCCTCGTGTTATCATGCATGCTCGTTATCATTATGGG GCATTTTCTGAGAATTTTACTGGTTTAGAGCTGGAAGACGGTGGCGGAAGGGGCACATCAG GCTCACACTGGGAGAAGAGACTTTTGATGAATGAGATCATGACGGGGTCTGTGGACACGAGGTCTGTTGTTTCAACAATGACCCTTGCTTTATTGGAGGATAGTGGATGGTATAAGGCCAACTATAGCATGGCAGAACGCCTTGAATGGGGACGCAGCCAGGGAACAGAGTTTGTTACCTTGCCATGCAATCAATGGAAGGGTGCTTATCATTGCAACAATACCCAATTGTCAGGCTGTACGTACAACAGGGAGGCAGAGGGATACTGTCCCATTATAAGTTATAATGGCGACCTTCCTCAGTGGGCCCAGTATTTCCCACAGGCTAACAAAG GCGGGCAATCTTCATTGGCTGATTATTGCACATACTTTGTAGCTTATTCTGATGGGTCATGTACGGACATCAACAGTGCAAGAGCACCTGACAGAATGCTGGGAGAAGTGCGAGGAAGCTACTCCAG ATGCATGGCGTCATCACTTGTTCGAACTGGGTTTGTACGTGGTTCTACAACTCAAGGAAATGGATGTTACCAGCACCGATGCATAAACAACACATTGGAG gTTGCTGTAGATGGCGTGTGGAAAGCATGCCCTGCATCGGGTGGCCATATTCAGTTTCCTGGTTTCAATG GTGAACTGGTTTGCCCTGCTTATCATGAACTTTGCAGCACGTCCTCACTTTCATTCACAGGTCAATGTCCTAATTCTTGCAATTTCAATGGAGATTGTGTGAATGGGAGATGCCATTGTTTTTCCGGGTTCCATGGTCTTGATTGCAATAAAC GTCACTGTCCTACTAACTGTAACAAACATGGAAAGTGCCTTGAAAGCGGGGTCTGCGAATGTCAGAATGGGTACACAGGCATTGACTGTTCCACAG CTGTCTGTGATGAGCAATGCAGCCTTCATGGAGGAGTATGTGACAATGGAATTTGCGAGTTTCGTTGTTCTGATTATGCTGGCTACACATGCCAAAACAGTTCGTTGTTGATGTCAAGTCTCTCAGTCTGTAAAAATGTCATTCAAAATGATTTCTCAGGGCAACATTGTGCCCCTAGTGAACCAAGTATATTACAACAACTTGAAGAGGTGGTTGTTATGCCCAATTATCATCGCCTCTTCCCCGGTGGTGCAAGGAAGTTCTTCAACATTTTTGGAAGCAGTTACTGTGATGATGCTGCTAAACGGCTAGCTTGCTGG ATTTCGATTCAGAAGTGCGACAACGACGGTGACAACAGGCTACGAGTCTGCTATTCAGCATGCCAGTCATACAACCTAGCATGTGGGGCGTCTCTGGATTGTTCCGACCAAACACTCTTCAGCAACAAAGAAGAAAATGAGGATCAATGTACCGGTGCTAGTGAGATAAGTTCGTCATGGTTTAGTCGTTTTAAAGGAGGCATACACCATTCCGATAGTTCCTTGAATGAAGAATCTGTAAAATATAGGCAGAAGCAGTAG